A part of Streptomyces sp. NBC_01235 genomic DNA contains:
- the cydD gene encoding thiol reductant ABC exporter subunit CydD, translating to MKPIDPRLLRYARATRLFLVAVVALGAVGAALVIAQAMLIAEVVVGVFQHGMAIAELRTPLLLLVAVAVGRGLVSWLTELAAHRASAAVKSELRGRLLERATVLGPGWLSGQRTGSLVALATRGVDALDDYFSRYLPQLGLAVVVPVAVLARIVTEDWVSAAIIVGTLPLIPVFMVLIGWATQSRMDRQWRLLSRLSGHFLDVVAGLPTLKVFGRAKAQAESIRRITGEYRQATMRTLRIAFISSFALELLATLSVALVAVTIGMRLVHGEMDLYIGLVILVLAPEAYLPLRQVGAQYHAAAEGLAAAEEIFEVLETPAPASGTVEVTEGGLAFEGVTVRYPGRSADAVSDVSFTVEPGETVALVGPSGAGKSTLLNTLLGFVRPTEGRVLTGGSDLAEADLEQWRSRIAWVPQRPHLYAGTIAENIRLARPDADDVTLRRALADAGALEFVDALPAGADTVLGEDGTGLSAGQRQRLALARAFLADRPVLLLDEPTAALDGETEAEVVAAVRRLAAGRTVLLVVHRPALLAVADRVVRLAGTETHRPVEAAVKDAPALREETAAAPVTGEPETVIAATGGGAGVLARVRATAGARRGRLALALLLGSLALGSAVGLMATSGWLISRASQQPPVLYLMVAVTATRAFGIGRAVFRYAERLVSHDAVLRMLADTRVAVYRRLERLAPAGLRTTRRGDLLTRLVADVDALQDYWLRWLLPAGAAVAVSTGSVAFTAWLLPEAGAVLAAGLLTAGVGVPLVTAAVARRAERRLAPARGVLATRTADLLTGTAELTVAGALPARTAEVRAADSVLTRIASRAATATALGDGLTALVSGLTVAAAVLVGAQAVADGRLGGVTMAVVVLTPLAAFEAVLGLPLAAQYRQRVRRSAERVYEVLDSPEPVREPERPRQAPASPFPLVVRGLAARHAGQDRDALAGVDLTLTRGHRVAVVGPSGSGKTTLAQVLLRFLDADAGLYTLAGVDARALDGDDVRRLVGLCAQDAHLFDSSVRENLLLAKKGASEEELRDALARARLLEWADGLPDGLDTLVGEHGARLSGGQRQRLALARALLADFPVLVLDEPAEHLDLPTADALTEDLLAATEGRTTLLITHRLAGLEAVDEVVVLDEGRVVQRGSYAALAAVEGPLRRMAEREEAAELLVGAR from the coding sequence GTGAAACCGATCGACCCGCGTCTGCTCCGGTACGCCCGCGCCACCCGCCTCTTCCTGGTGGCGGTCGTCGCTCTGGGCGCCGTCGGAGCGGCGCTGGTCATCGCTCAGGCGATGCTCATCGCAGAGGTGGTGGTCGGTGTCTTCCAGCACGGCATGGCGATTGCCGAACTACGCACTCCCCTGCTGTTGTTGGTGGCCGTCGCGGTCGGCCGCGGCCTCGTCTCCTGGCTCACCGAGCTCGCCGCGCACCGCGCGAGCGCCGCCGTGAAGTCGGAGTTGCGCGGGCGGTTGCTGGAGCGGGCCACCGTGCTGGGACCCGGCTGGCTCAGCGGCCAGCGCACCGGTTCGCTGGTCGCCCTCGCCACGCGGGGCGTGGACGCCCTTGACGACTACTTCTCGCGCTACCTGCCGCAGTTGGGGCTGGCGGTGGTCGTGCCGGTCGCGGTGCTGGCGCGGATCGTCACCGAGGACTGGGTGTCCGCCGCGATCATCGTCGGCACCCTGCCGCTGATCCCGGTCTTCATGGTGCTGATCGGCTGGGCCACGCAGTCGCGGATGGACCGTCAGTGGCGGCTGCTGTCCCGGCTGTCCGGGCACTTCCTGGACGTCGTCGCGGGGCTGCCCACGCTGAAGGTGTTCGGGCGGGCCAAAGCTCAGGCCGAGTCGATCCGGCGCATCACCGGCGAGTACCGGCAGGCGACGATGCGGACGCTGCGGATCGCGTTCATCTCGTCGTTCGCGCTGGAGCTGCTGGCGACGCTGTCGGTGGCCCTGGTCGCCGTGACGATCGGTATGCGGCTCGTGCATGGCGAGATGGACCTGTACATCGGCCTGGTGATCCTGGTGCTCGCGCCCGAGGCGTATCTTCCGCTGCGGCAGGTGGGGGCGCAGTACCACGCGGCCGCCGAGGGGCTGGCCGCCGCCGAGGAGATCTTCGAGGTGCTGGAGACGCCGGCACCGGCGTCGGGCACGGTCGAGGTGACTGAGGGCGGCCTGGCCTTCGAGGGCGTGACCGTCCGCTACCCCGGCCGCTCCGCCGACGCCGTCTCGGACGTGTCCTTCACCGTCGAACCCGGTGAGACGGTCGCGCTCGTCGGACCGAGCGGCGCGGGCAAGTCGACCCTGCTGAACACGCTGCTGGGGTTCGTGCGGCCGACCGAGGGCCGGGTGCTGACCGGGGGATCCGACCTCGCGGAGGCCGATCTGGAGCAGTGGCGGTCGCGGATCGCGTGGGTGCCGCAGCGCCCGCACCTCTACGCCGGGACGATCGCCGAGAACATACGGCTGGCGCGTCCTGACGCCGATGACGTGACCCTCCGCAGGGCGCTGGCGGACGCGGGGGCGCTGGAGTTCGTCGACGCGCTGCCCGCCGGGGCCGACACCGTGCTCGGCGAGGACGGGACCGGGCTGTCCGCCGGGCAGCGACAGCGGCTCGCGCTGGCCCGGGCGTTCCTCGCGGACCGGCCTGTGCTGCTGTTGGACGAGCCCACGGCCGCGCTCGACGGGGAGACCGAGGCGGAGGTCGTGGCGGCCGTACGGCGGTTGGCGGCCGGGCGGACGGTCCTGCTGGTCGTACACCGGCCGGCGCTGCTGGCGGTGGCGGACCGCGTAGTGCGGCTCGCCGGGACCGAGACCCACAGGCCCGTGGAGGCCGCGGTCAAGGACGCTCCCGCCCTGCGGGAAGAGACGGCGGCCGCGCCCGTCACGGGGGAGCCCGAGACGGTGATCGCCGCTACCGGCGGGGGTGCCGGAGTCCTCGCCCGGGTCCGTGCGACGGCCGGCGCCCGGCGCGGCCGGCTCGCGCTCGCGCTGCTGCTGGGCAGCCTTGCCCTCGGCAGTGCCGTGGGGCTCATGGCCACCTCCGGCTGGCTCATCTCGCGGGCCTCGCAGCAGCCGCCGGTGCTCTACCTGATGGTGGCCGTGACGGCGACCCGCGCCTTCGGCATCGGGCGGGCGGTGTTCCGGTACGCGGAGCGGCTCGTGTCGCACGACGCCGTGCTGCGGATGCTGGCCGACACCCGGGTCGCCGTCTATCGGCGGCTGGAGCGGCTGGCGCCCGCGGGCCTGCGTACGACCCGTCGGGGCGACCTGCTGACACGGCTGGTCGCCGACGTGGACGCGTTGCAGGACTACTGGCTGCGCTGGCTGCTGCCCGCCGGTGCCGCCGTCGCCGTCTCGACCGGGTCCGTCGCCTTCACCGCGTGGCTGCTGCCCGAGGCCGGGGCCGTGCTCGCCGCGGGGCTGCTGACCGCCGGGGTGGGCGTCCCGCTGGTCACCGCTGCCGTGGCGCGCCGGGCCGAGCGCCGGCTCGCCCCCGCCCGAGGCGTGCTCGCCACCCGCACGGCCGACCTGCTCACCGGCACCGCCGAACTCACCGTCGCGGGCGCTCTGCCCGCGCGTACCGCCGAAGTGCGCGCGGCCGATTCCGTGCTCACCCGGATCGCCTCGCGCGCCGCGACCGCCACCGCGCTCGGCGACGGGCTGACCGCGCTCGTCTCCGGGCTGACCGTCGCGGCCGCCGTGCTCGTGGGCGCTCAGGCGGTCGCCGACGGGCGGCTGGGCGGCGTGACCATGGCGGTGGTCGTCCTGACCCCGCTGGCCGCCTTCGAGGCCGTCCTGGGGCTACCGCTGGCCGCGCAGTACCGCCAGCGGGTACGCAGGAGCGCGGAGCGGGTGTACGAGGTGCTGGACTCCCCCGAGCCGGTGCGCGAGCCGGAGCGGCCCCGGCAGGCGCCCGCGTCGCCGTTCCCGCTCGTCGTCAGGGGGCTGGCCGCCCGGCACGCCGGGCAGGACCGGGACGCGCTCGCGGGAGTCGACCTCACCCTGACGCGGGGACACCGGGTCGCCGTCGTGGGGCCCTCCGGGTCCGGCAAGACCACGCTCGCGCAGGTGCTGCTGCGGTTCCTGGACGCCGACGCGGGCTTGTACACGCTCGCCGGGGTGGACGCCCGAGCCCTGGACGGCGACGACGTGCGGCGGCTCGTCGGACTGTGCGCCCAGGACGCGCACCTCTTCGACAGCTCGGTCCGCGAGAACCTGCTGCTCGCGAAGAAGGGGGCGAGCGAGGAGGAACTGCGGGACGCGCTGGCGCGAGCCCGCCTGCTGGAGTGGGCCGACGGACTGCCCGACGGACTCGACACGCTCGTCGGTGAGCACGGTGCCCGGCTGTCCGGCGGGCAGCGCCAGCGGCTCGCGCTGGCCCGGGCGCTGCTGGCCGACTTCCCCGTCCTGGTGCTCGACGAGCCCGCCGAGCATCTGGACCTGCCGACCGCCGACGCGCTCACCGAGGACCTGCTGGCCGCCACCGAAGGCCGTACGACCCTGCTCATCACCCACCGGCTGGCCGGTCTCGAAGCGGTCGACGAGGTGGTCGTGCTGGACGAGGGCCGGGTCGTGCAGCGAGGTTCGTACGCGGCGCTGGCCGCCGTGGAGGGGCCGTTGCGGCGGATGGCCGAGCGGGAGGAGGCCGCGGAGCTGTTGGTGGGGGCGCGGTGA
- the cydB gene encoding cytochrome d ubiquinol oxidase subunit II, translating to MELHDVWFVLIAVLWIGYFFLEGFDFGVGILTRLLARDRVEKRVLINTIGPVWDGNEVWLLTAGGATFAAFPEWYATLFSGFYLPLLLILICLIVRGVAFEYRAKRPEENWQRNWETAIFWTSLLPAFLWGVAFGNIVGGVKIDQDFEYVGNVWDLLNPYALLGGLVTLTLFTFHGAVFTALKTVGDIRERARKLALKVGLVTAVVALAFLLWTQVDSGDAKSLVALVVAVAALVAALVANQAGREGWSFALSGVTIVAAVAMLFLTLFPNVMPSTLNSDWSLTVTNASSSPYTLKIMTWCAGIATPIVLLYQSWTYWVFRKRIGTQHIVDAAH from the coding sequence ATGGAACTGCACGACGTCTGGTTCGTCCTGATCGCCGTCCTGTGGATCGGCTACTTCTTCCTGGAGGGCTTCGACTTCGGGGTCGGCATCCTCACCAGGTTGCTCGCGCGCGACCGGGTTGAGAAGCGGGTGCTCATCAACACCATCGGGCCCGTCTGGGACGGCAACGAGGTGTGGCTGCTCACCGCGGGCGGCGCGACCTTCGCCGCCTTCCCCGAGTGGTACGCCACGCTCTTCTCCGGCTTCTACCTGCCTCTGCTGCTCATCCTGATCTGCCTGATCGTGCGGGGCGTCGCCTTCGAGTACCGGGCGAAGCGGCCCGAGGAGAACTGGCAGCGCAACTGGGAGACCGCGATCTTCTGGACCTCGCTCCTTCCCGCGTTCCTGTGGGGCGTCGCCTTCGGCAACATCGTGGGCGGCGTCAAGATCGACCAGGACTTCGAGTACGTGGGCAACGTCTGGGATCTGCTCAACCCGTACGCGCTGCTCGGCGGCCTGGTGACCCTGACGCTGTTCACCTTCCACGGTGCGGTGTTCACGGCCCTCAAGACCGTCGGCGACATCCGGGAGCGGGCACGGAAGCTGGCGCTGAAGGTGGGACTCGTGACCGCAGTGGTCGCCCTGGCCTTCCTGCTGTGGACGCAGGTCGACAGCGGTGACGCCAAGAGCCTGGTCGCGCTGGTCGTGGCGGTCGCCGCCCTGGTCGCGGCGCTCGTGGCGAACCAGGCAGGGCGTGAAGGCTGGTCGTTCGCCCTCTCCGGTGTCACCATCGTGGCCGCCGTGGCGATGCTCTTCCTGACGCTCTTTCCGAACGTCATGCCGTCCACGCTCAACTCGGACTGGAGCCTCACGGTGACCAACGCCTCGTCGAGCCCGTACACCCTGAAGATCATGACCTGGTGTGCGGGGATCGCCACGCCGATCGTGCTGCTCTACCAGAGCTGGACGTACTGGGTGTTCCGCAAGCGCATCGGCACGCAGCACATCGTCGACGCTGCGCACTGA